Proteins encoded within one genomic window of Betaproteobacteria bacterium:
- a CDS encoding integration host factor subunit alpha, translating to MTLTKAELADLMFEKVGLNKREAKDMVESFFEEIRLALENGDSVKLSGFGNFQLRNKPQRPGRNPKTGEEIPITARRVVTFHASQKLKSLVEKSFNGTVAHQ from the coding sequence ATGACGCTCACGAAAGCGGAACTGGCTGACTTGATGTTTGAGAAAGTTGGCCTGAATAAGCGCGAAGCCAAGGACATGGTGGAGTCTTTTTTTGAAGAGATTCGGCTTGCTCTGGAAAATGGCGACAGTGTCAAGCTGTCCGGATTTGGCAATTTTCAGTTGCGTAACAAGCCCCAGCGTCCCGGTCGCAACCCGAAGACTGGTGAAGAAATTCCGATTACGGCTCGCCGTGTCGTGACATTTCATGCCAGCCAAAAACTGAAGAGCCTCGTGGAGAAGTCCTTCAATGGAACCGTTGCTCACCAGTAG
- the rpmI gene encoding 50S ribosomal protein L35, producing MPKMKTKSGAAKRFKPRGSGSIKRSMAFKRHILTKKTTKNKRQLRGTAEIHATNLVSVHRMLPYA from the coding sequence ATGCCAAAGATGAAAACCAAAAGTGGCGCCGCCAAGCGGTTCAAGCCGCGCGGCAGCGGCTCAATCAAGCGCTCCATGGCGTTCAAACGCCACATCCTCACCAAGAAAACCACCAAGAACAAGCGTCAATTGCGTGGAACGGCTGAGATTCATGCAACCAATCTGGTCAGCGTGCATCGCATGCTGCCCTACGCGTAA
- the rplT gene encoding 50S ribosomal protein L20, producing MPRVKRGVTARARHKKILNLAKGYRGRRSTVFRIAKEAVMKAGQYAYRDRRNKKRVFRALWIARINAAARNGGMTYSRFMNGLKKAPIEVDRKVLADLAVMDKPAFARFMEQAKAGLAA from the coding sequence ATGCCTAGAGTTAAACGTGGTGTAACTGCCCGCGCCCGTCACAAGAAAATTCTCAATCTGGCCAAGGGTTATCGCGGTCGCCGCAGCACCGTATTCCGCATCGCCAAAGAAGCGGTGATGAAGGCCGGCCAGTACGCTTACCGCGATCGTCGAAACAAGAAACGTGTGTTCCGTGCGCTGTGGATTGCCCGGATCAATGCGGCCGCGCGGAATGGCGGCATGACCTATTCGCGTTTCATGAACGGACTGAAAAAAGCCCCCATTGAAGTCGATCGTAAAGTGCTGGCGGATCTGGCGGTAATGGACAAGCCGGCGTTTGCGCGATTTATGGAGCAAGCCAAAGCTGGCCTCGCTGCGTAG